In Colwellia sp. M166, a genomic segment contains:
- the pabB gene encoding aminodeoxychorismate synthase component I encodes MPTNSRRRLSAQLLQLDTPYDSQSLFSLIAEQPWAMWLDSCESTHIDSRYDIMVWQPSITLTTLGDTTSVKHMRDNSQYQSNEDPLLLLKQQQKACFEDVDIAPCALPFKGGAVGYFAYDLGKRFEVIKQQTHKDIAIPEMAIGIYQHAVICDRKLQQYWLLCFDEHRASFIDFFNHALTKKSSQATVANDLNLETSTGATKNFKLTTPWQSNMPQAQYREKFQQVHDYLLSGDCYQINLAQRFSAQYSGCEYQAYCALRAENKAPFSAFLRFDDSAILSISPERFLQKVGNKIQSKPIKGTRPRSQDPVTDQANANELRQASKDRAENLMIVDLLRNDISRVCVPGSVTVPALFAIESFPAVHHLVSTVEGEIAAQYDGSDLLRAAFPGGSITGAPKIRAMDIIEELEPNQRSVYCGSIGYLSACGNMDTSITIRTLVCHKEKIHCWAGGGLVADSNVDSEYQETYDKVNKILPVLSKLNATKISNS; translated from the coding sequence TTGCCAACAAATTCCAGAAGACGACTGTCCGCACAATTACTGCAATTAGACACGCCATATGATAGCCAAAGCTTATTCTCGCTTATTGCTGAGCAGCCTTGGGCAATGTGGTTAGATTCTTGTGAGAGTACGCATATTGATAGCCGTTATGACATTATGGTCTGGCAACCCAGTATTACGTTAACCACCTTGGGTGATACCACTAGCGTTAAACATATGCGCGATAACAGCCAATATCAAAGTAATGAAGACCCACTGTTACTCTTAAAGCAACAGCAAAAAGCTTGTTTTGAGGATGTTGATATTGCCCCTTGTGCATTACCCTTCAAAGGTGGCGCGGTTGGCTATTTCGCTTACGATTTAGGTAAACGTTTTGAGGTTATCAAGCAGCAAACGCATAAAGATATCGCCATTCCTGAAATGGCCATTGGCATTTACCAACACGCGGTTATTTGTGATCGAAAATTACAACAATACTGGTTACTATGTTTTGATGAACACAGAGCATCATTTATTGACTTTTTTAATCATGCGTTAACAAAAAAATCGTCACAAGCCACTGTCGCTAATGATTTAAATTTAGAAACAAGTACCGGAGCAACAAAAAATTTCAAATTAACCACACCATGGCAATCTAATATGCCACAGGCACAATATCGTGAAAAATTTCAACAAGTGCATGATTATTTATTGTCTGGCGATTGCTATCAAATTAATTTAGCTCAACGTTTTAGCGCACAATATAGTGGTTGTGAATATCAGGCTTATTGTGCCTTGAGAGCCGAAAACAAAGCGCCTTTTTCTGCTTTTTTGCGTTTTGATGATAGTGCGATCTTGAGTATTTCACCTGAACGTTTTCTGCAAAAAGTCGGCAATAAAATACAAAGTAAGCCGATTAAAGGCACCCGACCTCGCAGTCAAGACCCCGTGACAGATCAGGCCAATGCCAATGAATTACGACAAGCGAGTAAAGATAGAGCAGAGAACTTAATGATTGTTGATCTGCTGCGTAACGATATTAGCCGCGTGTGTGTACCAGGTTCAGTAACTGTGCCAGCATTATTTGCCATTGAAAGCTTTCCAGCCGTGCACCACTTAGTCAGTACCGTTGAAGGAGAGATAGCAGCACAATACGATGGTAGTGATTTATTGCGTGCGGCGTTTCCTGGAGGCTCCATCACTGGCGCGCCAAAAATTAGAGCCATGGATATTATTGAAGAATTAGAACCAAACCAACGAAGTGTCTATTGTGGCTCTATCGGTTACTTATCTGCTTGCGGTAATATGGATACCAGTATCACCATCAGAACCTTAGTTTGTCACAAGGAAAAAATACACTGTTGGGCGGGTGGTGGCCTCGTTGCTGATTCAAACGTTGACAGCGAGTATCAAGAAACTTACGATAAAGTGAATAAAATCTTACCGGTATTAAGCAAGCTAAACGCAACTAAAATATCTAACAGTTGA
- a CDS encoding S9 family peptidase: MNKKIGSMATLTTLAFASATSAASTVESKVLDVTALTEFNQIHDFVVSPQGDSFIYRLKKGIRSTDNHLYLQNVNSNKAQQLTSNSSGESNVMYAQDGKSIYFLSARSGSSQIWQLPLSGGEAQQVSALPLDINGFQMSNDGKRFAVELTVMPGCETMQCTLDAKATDAKKKHNIRVYEQLMIRHWDTWNSAYKSHLFVAEKNDSGAFTQATDLIPSWQGDIAGAGEVSFHPDGKSLSFSAKLPSKKQAWNTNFDIFEVDLTTKELTNITEENTAWDAKPVYSPNGRYLAYKAMSVPGYESDKFTVMIRDGKTGKTRAVAKQWDRSVSELVFADDNRTLYVTANDMGQKSIFEINPEFGDVRRVYNDGTAGKIAVSAEKVFFTRHALDAPTDIFAIDRDGQQLKQLTQVNADKLSNISLSEFEQFNFKGWNDEEVHGYWLKPANFQEGNKYPIAFLVHGGPQGSFGNMFHYRWNAQLWAAQGYAVVMIDFHGSIGYGQQFTDSIARDWGGKPLEDLQKGLADITSQEPWMDADNACALGASYGGYMMNWIQGNWSDGFKCIVNHAGLYDMPSFYGSTEELWFPEHDMGGPVWQGSEDYNKFNPAALVKNWQTPMLVIQGELDYRVPYAQSLGAFTALQRQSIPSRLVMFPDEDHHIRNPDNLKVWYQEVFNWMKKYTK; encoded by the coding sequence ATGAATAAAAAAATAGGCAGCATGGCAACGCTTACTACGTTGGCCTTTGCCAGTGCGACAAGTGCTGCGAGCACAGTCGAGTCAAAGGTGTTAGATGTCACGGCATTAACAGAGTTTAATCAAATTCATGATTTTGTCGTTTCTCCGCAAGGTGACAGCTTTATATATCGCCTAAAAAAAGGCATTCGCTCTACAGATAACCACCTTTATTTGCAAAACGTAAATTCAAATAAGGCGCAGCAGCTGACCAGCAACTCAAGTGGTGAAAGCAATGTCATGTACGCACAAGATGGAAAAAGTATTTATTTTCTTTCTGCGCGCAGTGGTAGCTCACAAATATGGCAATTACCACTGAGCGGTGGTGAAGCTCAGCAAGTATCAGCGTTGCCTCTTGATATTAACGGTTTTCAAATGTCTAATGATGGTAAACGTTTTGCCGTTGAGCTAACGGTTATGCCGGGCTGTGAAACTATGCAGTGTACGCTTGATGCCAAAGCTACTGACGCCAAGAAAAAGCATAATATTAGAGTGTACGAGCAATTAATGATTCGTCACTGGGATACATGGAATAGCGCTTATAAGTCACATTTATTTGTGGCAGAAAAAAATGACAGTGGTGCGTTTACACAAGCGACTGATTTAATACCTTCATGGCAGGGCGATATTGCCGGCGCAGGTGAGGTGAGTTTTCATCCTGACGGTAAAAGCTTAAGCTTTTCAGCAAAGCTGCCAAGCAAAAAACAAGCGTGGAATACTAACTTCGATATTTTTGAAGTCGATTTAACCACTAAAGAACTCACTAATATTACCGAAGAAAATACCGCTTGGGATGCAAAACCGGTTTATTCTCCTAATGGTCGTTATTTAGCCTATAAAGCCATGTCGGTGCCTGGCTATGAATCAGATAAGTTTACGGTGATGATCCGTGATGGAAAAACCGGTAAAACGCGTGCTGTTGCCAAACAGTGGGATCGCTCGGTGAGCGAGTTAGTTTTTGCTGATGATAACCGTACTTTGTATGTTACCGCCAATGATATGGGTCAAAAAAGCATTTTTGAAATAAACCCAGAGTTTGGTGATGTTCGTCGCGTATATAATGATGGCACGGCAGGGAAAATAGCTGTATCAGCAGAGAAAGTGTTTTTTACTCGTCACGCGCTTGATGCGCCAACCGATATCTTCGCCATTGACCGTGACGGTCAGCAGTTAAAGCAGCTAACGCAAGTCAATGCCGATAAACTGAGTAATATTTCACTTTCAGAGTTTGAACAGTTCAATTTTAAAGGCTGGAACGATGAAGAGGTACATGGTTACTGGTTAAAGCCAGCAAACTTCCAAGAGGGTAACAAATACCCTATTGCTTTTTTAGTGCATGGTGGACCACAAGGCAGTTTCGGTAATATGTTTCATTATCGTTGGAATGCACAGTTATGGGCGGCGCAAGGCTATGCTGTTGTGATGATCGATTTTCATGGCTCCATTGGTTATGGACAACAATTTACCGATTCAATCGCGCGTGATTGGGGCGGAAAGCCACTAGAAGACTTACAAAAAGGCCTTGCTGATATCACCAGTCAAGAACCTTGGATGGATGCTGATAACGCTTGCGCACTCGGAGCATCGTATGGTGGTTACATGATGAACTGGATCCAAGGTAATTGGTCTGATGGTTTTAAATGTATTGTTAATCATGCTGGTTTGTATGATATGCCAAGCTTTTACGGCTCAACAGAAGAGCTTTGGTTCCCTGAACACGATATGGGCGGCCCCGTTTGGCAAGGTAGTGAAGACTATAATAAATTTAACCCTGCGGCTTTAGTTAAAAACTGGCAAACGCCGATGTTAGTCATTCAAGGTGAGCTAGATTATCGTGTACCTTACGCGCAAAGCTTAGGAGCGTTTACCGCTTTACAACGTCAAAGCATTCCAAGTCGTTTGGTGATGTTTCCAGATGAAGATCATCATATTCGCAATCCGGATAACTTGAAAGTATGGTATCAAGAAGTGTTTAACTGGATGAAAAAGTATACTAAGTAA
- a CDS encoding fumarate hydratase translates to MAIIKQQDLIESVADALQYISFYHPLDFIQALEKAYHKEESQAAKDAIAQILINSRMSAHGKRPICQDTGIVTCFVKIGMAVQWDKTDMTVQQMVDEGTRRAYLNPDNPLRASIVADPAGKRINTKDNTPSVVHIDMVPGDHIEVMIAAKGGGSENKSKMAMLNPSDSIADWVVKTLPTMGAGWCPPGMLGIGIGGTAEKAGVLAKESLMDPVNIQDLIDRGPESAEEELRLEIYDRVNKLGIGAQGLGGLTTVVDIKINSVPTHAASKPVVMIPNCAATRHVHFHLDGSGSADLTPPKLEDWPEITWEVGENVRRVNVDELSKADVSSWKTGETVLLSGTILTGRDAAHKRIQDMLAAGEELPVDFTDKFIYYVGPVDAIGDEAVGPAGPTTATRMDKFTEMMLSKTGLLGTIGKAERGPETVECIKNHKSVYLMAVGGAAYLVSKAIKKAKVVAFEDMGMEAIYEFVVEDMPVTVAVDSLGESAHVTGPAIWQAKIAELDSKLKGE, encoded by the coding sequence ATGGCTATTATAAAACAGCAAGACCTAATCGAAAGCGTTGCAGACGCGCTACAATATATTTCCTTCTATCATCCGTTAGATTTTATTCAAGCACTTGAAAAGGCTTATCACAAAGAAGAAAGCCAGGCGGCGAAAGACGCTATTGCGCAAATTCTGATTAATTCGCGTATGTCGGCACACGGTAAACGTCCAATTTGCCAAGATACGGGTATTGTTACCTGTTTTGTCAAAATTGGTATGGCTGTGCAGTGGGATAAGACTGACATGACGGTGCAACAAATGGTAGACGAAGGTACGCGTCGTGCATATTTAAACCCTGATAATCCATTACGCGCGTCAATTGTTGCTGATCCTGCTGGCAAGCGAATTAATACCAAAGATAATACACCGTCAGTAGTTCATATTGATATGGTGCCTGGCGATCACATTGAAGTGATGATTGCTGCTAAAGGCGGCGGAAGCGAAAACAAATCTAAAATGGCCATGCTAAATCCAAGTGACTCTATTGCTGATTGGGTGGTGAAAACCTTACCAACAATGGGTGCAGGCTGGTGTCCACCAGGCATGTTAGGTATAGGCATTGGTGGTACGGCTGAAAAAGCAGGCGTATTAGCAAAAGAAAGTTTGATGGATCCCGTCAATATTCAGGATCTGATTGACCGAGGCCCTGAAAGTGCAGAAGAAGAGTTACGTTTAGAAATCTATGACCGTGTTAATAAGCTAGGTATCGGTGCGCAAGGTCTAGGTGGTTTAACCACGGTGGTTGATATTAAAATTAATTCAGTACCAACCCACGCCGCTTCAAAACCCGTAGTGATGATCCCAAATTGTGCTGCGACTCGTCATGTGCATTTCCATCTTGATGGCTCAGGCTCTGCTGATTTAACGCCGCCAAAACTTGAAGATTGGCCTGAGATTACTTGGGAAGTTGGTGAAAATGTGCGTCGTGTTAATGTTGATGAATTATCAAAAGCTGATGTTAGTTCATGGAAAACAGGTGAAACGGTACTGTTAAGTGGCACAATTTTAACTGGTCGCGATGCTGCGCATAAACGTATTCAGGATATGCTAGCCGCAGGTGAAGAATTACCGGTAGACTTTACTGACAAATTTATTTACTACGTAGGTCCTGTTGATGCTATTGGTGATGAAGCTGTAGGCCCAGCTGGACCAACAACAGCAACACGTATGGATAAATTTACTGAAATGATGCTATCGAAAACAGGTTTATTAGGTACTATCGGTAAAGCTGAACGTGGCCCTGAAACGGTTGAGTGCATTAAAAATCATAAGTCAGTTTATTTAATGGCCGTCGGTGGCGCGGCATACTTAGTGTCTAAAGCCATTAAAAAAGCCAAAGTTGTGGCTTTTGAAGATATGGGTATGGAAGCGATTTACGAATTCGTTGTCGAAGATATGCCCGTTACGGTTGCCGTTGATAGCTTAGGTGAATCAGCACATGTTACTGGGCCTGCTATCTGGCAAGCGAAGATTGCAGAACTCGATAGTAAATTAAAAGGCGAGTAA